TGAATcttgaaaattacagaaaaataacaaagtgtATTTCACTTTATGTTTACTCTGAGGACATACTCCCTGCCCAAccccagtgctggagatcaaactgaGGGTCTTGTTCACTAACTAGGCAAGCAAGCAATCAACCAACCTACATCTCAGCCCCCAAAACTTATGGCAAGCTTGAATTCCAAATGTAATctcttttttaatacctttactgtttattttactatttataaatatttttatgttttgctgagGAGCAAACTTAGTGCCTTATACCTGATAGGCAAGACtgattaccactgagctacaatacaACTCTGACACTCTGGATGTAATCTAAATATCATgctttaaagtaataaaaataatttcccataTTATTATGTAATTTCTGATACAATTTGATGTGTTTTGGGatctttttctttgtaagtttTGGACTGGGCATATAGATTAATGGTAGAAGGCTTACTtgacataaggccctgggttttgatTCCTAGcacagataaaaacaaaatatatagccaggcatagtggtacacacttgtaatcccaacagctagatctctaagcaatttagcaagaccttgtctcaaaataaaaaataaaaatggagatgtGACTTACTAGTTAATCACCTATCTTCATTCTGGTACCAAATTTGCTTTCGCAAACTTGTTATCTTTATGTCTTCCTAGCCACAAACACCACATATCTTTACATTTCTTCAGgtttttcatgattattttatatttagagagaaCTATTTATTACTGGTTGTCCCAAAGTAAAATAGACTATTGTGTGAAGTAGTGAATTTATTTGTAAAGTACATAGTGAGGATTCATGAATTAGATTGCAGTATTCAATAACTTACTTAGGATAAATGGCTTCTagtgtaagatttcatctcaaaacatattttgccaaaaataagaattttaaaattggtttttctAGTTTTCCCACATTAAGAGAGCTTTTATCTGCTCTCTTCAGGACTATAATTTAGAATGAGTTAAAGGAGTAGAAATAGGTCAGGATTGCCCCATTTTGGTTTGGTGTCATTGAAGTCAATGAAGGAGTTAGTCAGTGAACTATTATTTTGAACGAAGACCGTAGCTATGGCCTGggatagtggctcagtggttggatgcttgcccagcacatgtgaggcactgggcttgaccctcagcatcacataaaaataaaggtgttgtgttcatctacaatcaaaaaagaaagaaagaaaaagagggcctTAGCTagaaatatttgtcttttcaCAAACAGTACATTCATATGCTTAATGTGTAATCAATCAAAAGTAAAGTGAAAGTAGAAActataattttctgtttaaaacaaTGTCAAAGAATATCATAGAGATACTTCTAAAGATTCTGTGATGTATAGATTTATATGATGTAAGGTCAACAAACATATCTTGATGGTTTCTGATATAGCAACAGATAAATTAATGTATTATGACATTTAGTGTAGCACAGGGTTTTTTTAAAGCTCTGTTATCTGTAGTAGCTGATATGTGACATTTATTGGATTATAATGCAAAGCTGAATGGTTAAAGGTTTACTCTCTGAAACCTTTTTCTTGTTCAAATTTTAGGACCCTTCAAAGTTGTACAAGAAAACAGGTGATGTTGCAGCCATTGAATGTCAGTCTGAAGAAAGTATCCATCTTCATTCACAGGGAGAAAGCAATCCTTTGTCTAAGAAGCTTTCTCCAGTACAATCAGAAATGGCAGATTACATTAATGGAACACCATCTTCTCTTGTTGGTAGCCGTGATCCTGAATTAAAGGACAGAGCATTACTTAATGGAGGAACTAGTGTAACAGAAAAGTTGGCCCAGCTCATTGCTACTTGTCCTCCTTCCAAGTCTTCCAAGACAAAACCGAAGAAGTTAGGAACTGGCACAACAACAGGATTGGTTAGCAAGGATTTGATCAGGAAAGCTGGCTTAGGCTCCGTAGCTGGAATAATACATAAGGATTTAATTAAAAAACCAACTATCAGCACAGCAGTTGGATTAGTAACCAAAGATCCTGGGAAAAAGCCAGTGTTTAATGCAGCAGTAGGATTGGTCAATAAGGACTCTGTGAAAAAATTGGGAGCTGGCACTACGGCGGTATTCATTAATAAAGATTTAGGCAAAAAGCCAGGAACTATCACTACAGTAGGACTGCTGAGCAAGGATTCAGGAAAGAAGCTAGGAATTGGTATTGTTCCAGGTTTAGTGAATAAGGAGTCTGGCAAGAAGTTAGGACTTGGCACTGTGGTTGGACTGGTTAATAAAGACTTGGGAAAGAAATTAGGTTCTACTGTTGGCCTAGTCACCAAGGACTGTGCAAAGAAGATTGTAGCAAGTTCTACAATGGGATTGGTTAATAAGGACATTGGTAAAAAACTAGTGAGTTGTCCTATGGCAGGACTGGTCGGCAAAGATGCCATAAACCTTAAAGCCGAAGCACTGCTCCCCACTCAGGAACCCATTAAGGCTTCTTGTAGTACAAACATCAGTAATCATGAAAGTCAAGAACTTTCTGAATCCCTGAAAGACAGTGCCACCAGCAAAACTTTTGAAAAGAATGTTATAAGGCAGAGTAAAGAAAGCATATTGGAAAAGTTCTCAGTCCGAAAAGAAATCATTAATTTggagaaagaaatgtttaatgAAGGAACATGCATTCAGCAAGACAGTTTCTCATCCAGTGAAAGGGGATCTTTTGAAACCTCAAAGCATGAAAAGCAACCTCCCGTATATTGCACTTCTCCAGACTTTCAATTGGGAGGAGCTTCTGATGCATCTACAGCAAAATCCCCTTTTAGTGCAGTAGGAGAAAGCAATCTCCCTTCCCCATCACCTACTGTATCTATTAATCCTTTAACCAGAAGTCCCCCTGAAAATTCTTCACAGTTGGCTCCTAATCCATTACTTTTAAGTCCTACCACAGAACTAATGGAAGAAATTTCTGAATCTGTTGGAAAAAAACAGTTTACTTCTGAAAATACCCACTTGAATATTGGTCATAGGTCAATGGGTCATAGCATAAGTATTGAGTCTAAAGGGATTGATAAAGAGCTAAATGATTCAAAAACTACACATATAGATATTCCAAGAATAAGCTCTTCCTTGGGAAAAAAGCCAAGTTTGACTTCTGAATCCAGTATTCATACAATTACTCCTTCAGTTGTTAACTTCACTAGTTTATTTAGTAACAAACCTTTTCTAAAACTAGGTGCAGTATCTGCATCAGACAAACACTGCCAAGTTGCTGAAAGCCTAAGCACTAGTTTGCAGtccaaaccattaaaaaaaagaaaaggaagaaaacctcGGTGGACTAAAGTGGTGGCAAGAAGCACATGCCGGTCTCCAAAAGGGCTAGAATTAGAAAGatcagagctttttaaaaatgtttcatgtaGTTCACTATCAAATAGTAATTCTGAGCCGGCCAAGTTTATGAAAAACATTGGATCATCTTCATTTGTAGATCATGACTTCCTTAAACGCCGATTGCCAAAGTTGAGCAAATCCACAACTTCATCTCTTGCTCTCTTAACTGATAGTGATAAACCATCTCATAAGTCATTTGCTACTCACAAACTATCCTCCAGTATGTGTGTCTCTAGTGACCTTTTGTCTGATATTTATAAGCCCAAAAGAGGAAGGCCTAAATCTAAGGAGATGCCTCAACTAGAAGGTCCTCCtaaaaggactttaaaaatcCCTGCCTCTAAAGTTTTTTCTTTACAATCTAAAGAAGAACAAGAACCCCCAATTTTACAGCCAGAAATTGAAATTCCTTCCTTCAAACAAAGTCTCTCTGTATCACCTTTTCCAAAAAAGAGAGGTAGACCTAAGAGGCAAATGAGGTCACCAGTCAAAATGAAGCCACCTGTACTATCAGTGGCTCCATTTGTTGCTACAGAAAGTCCAAGCAAGCTAGAATCTGAAAGTGAAAACCATAGAAGTAGCAGTGATTTCTTTGAGAGTGAGGATCAACTTCCGGATCCAGATGACTTAGATGACAGTCACAGGCCAAGTGTCTGTAGTATGAGTGACCTTGAGATGGAACCAgataaaaaaattaccaaaagaaaCAATGGACAATTAATGAAGACAATTAtccgaaaaataaataaaatgaagactttaaaGAGAAAGAAGCTGTTGAATCAGATTCTTTCAAGTTCTGTAGAATCAAGTAATAAAGGGAAAGTGCAATCCAAACTTCATAATACAGTATCAAGTCTTGCTGCCACATTTGGCTCTAAATTGGGCCAACAAATAAATGTCAGCAAGAAAGGAACCATTTACATAGGAAAGAGAAGGGGACGCAAACCAAAAACTGTCTTAAATGGCATTCTTTCTGGTAGCCCTACCAGCCTTGCAGTCCTTGAGCAAACTGCTCAACAGGCAGCTGGTTCAGCATTAGGACAGATCCTTCCCCCTTTACTGCCTTCATCTGCTAGTAGTTCTGAGATTCTTCCATCACCTATTTGCTCTCAGTCTTCTGGTACTAGTGGAGGTCAAAGCCCTGTTAGTAGTGATGCAGGATTTGTTGAACCCAGTTCAGTGCCATATTTGCATTTGCACTCTAGACAGGGTAATATGATTCAGACTCTTGCAATGAAAAAGGCTTCAAAGGGGAGGAGGCGGTTATCTCCTCCTACTTTGTTGCCAAATTCTCCTTCACACTTGAGTGAACTCACATCTCTGAAAGAAGCTACTCCTTCCCCAATTAGTGAGTCTCATAGTGATGAGACCATTCCCAGTGATAGTGGAATTGGAACAGATAATAACAGCACATCCGACAGGGCAGAGAAATTTTGTGGACAAAAAAAGAGAAGGCATTCTTTTGAGCATGTTTCTCTGATTCCCCCTGAAACTTCTACAGTCCTTAGCAgtcttaaagaaaaacataaacacaAATGTAAGCGCAGGAGTCATGATTACCTCAGCTATGACAAGATGAAAAGACAGAAACGAAAACGGAAAAAGAAATATCCCCAACTCCGAAATAGACAGGATCCAGACTTCATTGCAGAGCTGGAGGAACTAATAAGTCGTCTAAGTGAAATTCGGATCACCCATCGAAGTCATCATTTTATCCCCCGAGATCTTTTGCCAACTATTTTTCGAATCAACTTTAATAGTTTCTATACACATCCTTCGTTTCCCTTAGATCCTTTGCACTACATTCGAAAACctgacttaaaaaagaaaagagggaggccCCCTAAGATGAGGGAGGCAATGGCTGAAATGCCTTTTATGCACAGCCTTAGTTTTCCTCTTTCTAGTACTGGATTCTATCCCTCTTATGGCATGCCCTATTCTCCTTCACCCCTTTCAGCTGCTCCCATAGGATTAGGTTACTACGGAAGGTATCCTCCCACTCTTTAtccacctcctccatctccttctttcACCACTCCACTTCCACCTCCTTCCTATATGCATGCTGGTCATTTACTTCTCAATCCCACTAAATACCATAAGAAAAAGCATAAACTACTTAGACAGGAGGCCTTTCTTACAACCAGCAGGACTCCTCTCCTATCCATGAGTACCTACCCCAGCGTACCTCCTGAGATGGCCTATGGTTGGATGGTTGAGCACAAACACAGGCACCGTCACAAACATAGAGAACACCGTTCTTCTGAACAACCCCAGGTTTCCATGGACACTGGCTCTTCCAGATCTGTCCTGGAATCTTTGAAACGCTATCGATTTGGAAAGGATACTGTTGGAGAGAGATATAAGCATAAGGAAAAGCACCGGTGTCACATGTCCTGTCCTCATCTCTCTCCTTCAAAGAGCTTAATGAACAGAGAAGAACAGTGGGTCCACCGAGAGCCTTCAGAGGCTAGTTCTTTAGCCTTGGGATTGCAGACACCTTTACAAATTGACTGTTCAGAAAGTTCTCCAAGTCTATCCCTTGGAGGATTCACTCCCAACTCTGAGCCAGCCAGCGGTGACGAACATACAAATCTTTTCACAAGTGCAATAGGCAGCTGCAGAGTTTCAAACCCTAACTCCAGTGGCCGGAAGAAATTAACTGACAGTCCTGGACTCTTTTCTGCACAGGACACTTCACTAAATCGACCTCACAGAAAGGAGCCACTGCCTTCCAGTGAAAGGGCTATACAGACCTTGACAGGTAAGAGggttatttcttgttttatttttgtttcagtatAAATTTTTTCCCCATTGGTTGCCTGATACCATGTAGTTgaacttttaatctttttttaaattacctttttataaatgtattttgaaatctttTCAAAGTTCTCATATTTCttagatgaaagaaataagaaatgtctTTGCATTAATTTTGAATCTTGAACTGAGGTATCtttgtcaaaaaaattttttttacacaaCTTTTGGaaaccaggggggaaaaaaattatttactttcctCCTGCAAAACGGCTGTACACAAAACCATTTGTTAAGAAATAGttgagaggggctgggattgtgggtaagcggtagagtgctcacctagctcGGGcaggatcctcagcaccacataaaaataaaggcattgggttgtgtccatctacacctaaaaaataaatatattaaaaaaaataagaaataactgaGAGATACCTGTTTAATAGAGTGTAggatttttaaagcaattataaATGCTTTTATGTTATAGGAAGAATatgttattgggctggggatgtggctcaagcagtagcacggtcgcctggcatgcgtgcggcccgggttcgatcctcagcaccacatacaaacaaagatgttgtgtctgccgaaaactaaaaaataaatattaaaaattctctctctctctaaaaaaaaaatttttttttaaaaaaggaagaatatgtTATTAACCTTGTATaacatgtcttaaaaaaaatgtaagaccTGAATATTTTCAGCCTTGTAAAATTTAACTCAGTATTTACAGGGATTTTATTTGCAGAATACCTCTTCATAAAAGCAGTTCCATTAGATGTAAAATAAATGGTATAGATCTAGATAATATAATCATATCCTCTAGAAATgtcttgaattaaaaaaagaaaacaagaaagaacattattcattcaaaaacacGTAGCTAAGTTAGAAATTATTTATCACAGATCTCAACTCTGAAGGCTTGTAAATTAACTCTAGAAACTGTAGAAACCGGGGCTGGAGttatgcctcagtggtagagcacttgcctcgcatgtgcaaggccccgagttccatcctcagcaccacatataaataaataaacaaacaaataaataaatattactgtgTATGATTACAAAAAAAGAGCatcccttaaaaaagaaaagaaaaaagaaactgcacAAACCTGGAAAAAAGTTGTATgttcatgtatatttttctagAGAAAAATCCATAGATTTCATTAGATTCTCTTAAGACTTTCTTAGCCTCAATACCCTCTCCTGTATAATGGAATTAGTAGAGatattttaagaagtaaatgATATTTTAGTGCTTGTACATTGATTTGTATGTAGCAAGCACACAAGTGTTGCAATTATTTCTCTAAAAGATAATAATCTTGTGGGGCTGGTGTTTTAACCCGTGATAGAacatttgccttgcacatgtgaggcactggttttgatgctcaacactacataaaaataaataaataaagatattgtgtcagttaaaaaaaaatcttgtgaatTGGGGGAAACAGAGGAGcttttaaactgtttttctttatttattagctGCTTAGTGGAGAAATTGAGGTtcatttgacaatttttaaaacaaatatgtaaTCAGTGACAGCATCTGTTATTTACCAGGTATTCTCTTTTTGAGCCCTTGTTACATAGTAGGAATTAAAGCACAAAGGTTTGTTGTTTTGTGGGAATTTTAGTGGAGGTAATGGATAACAACCAGAAAAGAATCACATTGTTTCATTAAAATTGTGTTAAAGgatataaaaaaagaacagagttctatgaaattataaaatgggGGGAAGGGCTAAATCAGAGGAGGTTTCCCTTAGTGAACCTTAACTGCACTTGAAGCATTAATAGCACTTATCTGTGTAAACAGAAttccactcattcatttattcattcatttgttcattcatttattccaaaaACAACAGCACTGTTTAACTCTCTATCTGATACATGTAGAGAGTAAAGACCTGATATCTTGGAACTGGAGTtttagttcaatggtagagtgcttatctagcacatatgaggccctgaatttgatcctcagcaccacataaaaataaataaataaaataaaggtattgactataactaaaatttttttaaaaaacctgatatctgacctcatttatttttaacttagtgATGGAAGATGAAtaggaaataaagcaaataatgaCATAATTGAGAACGTGCTATGAAGTTAATGTAATAGGATGTTTTGAAGTTAGTATAACAAAATGAAGAGATGGAGAATAAAGGACAGGGCAAAAAGAATCTAATTAGGTAGAGTTATTAGTTATGGCCTGAGGGTTAAAATTGTGGGACttgactgagacaggaggaacgtgagttcaaaaccagcctcggcAATGGCAAGgcctgagtaactcagtgagaccctgtctctgataaaatggggatggggatgtggctcaaaggtcTAGTGCTCCTGAAAAAGCTTCACTGTGATAGGGGATATTAGATAAACTGGAAAAAAGCTTCACTGTGGTAGGAAAAGGAATATAAAAGAGTAAATGGTAGAAGATGTAGCAGAAAACAGCCGgactatataataaaattttgtaCTAAGGGCAAAAGATACAGAAGAATTGAGTTTAGATTATTGAATGATCATACTGACATCAGTATAAACACTAAATTGGAGGGGATAAAAGGATTGTAATAATCTAAATAAGATGATGGTGGTTAGACTAGAGTGGTAGACCACTTTTTGTATGAACATTTGGGAGATTGTTGATGCCATGCACTGAGACAGAGAAGGCTAAAGGATGAGTAGATTTAGGGAACAGCTGatgtttactttctttctttttttttatttggtggtggtggggattgagtccggggccttgtgcatgcaaggcaagcattctcccaattgagctatatccccagcccctgatgtttactttctaataaatatagttatacagttttttgttttgtgtgctgaggatttaatccagggccttgcacaagctaggcaagcactctaatatTGAGCTATGCCCTCAACTCTCTAATATATATAGTTTGAGGTACCTGAAAAATGATTAAAGTAGAGATACTGAGTAGACAATTGGATATGTAATTATGGGGCTCATTATGAAAGTTTGGATAGGAGGTTGAAGCATTTCACTATGAGctttttgttatatatacatacgtgtgtgtgtgtgtataaattatatatatatatatatatatagtagatggacacaatacctttattttat
This genomic interval from Urocitellus parryii isolate mUroPar1 chromosome 11, mUroPar1.hap1, whole genome shotgun sequence contains the following:
- the Ash1l gene encoding histone-lysine N-methyltransferase ASH1L isoform X2; its protein translation is MADYINGTPSSLVGSRDPELKDRALLNGGTSVTEKLAQLIATCPPSKSSKTKPKKLGTGTTTGLVSKDLIRKAGLGSVAGIIHKDLIKKPTISTAVGLVTKDPGKKPVFNAAVGLVNKDSVKKLGAGTTAVFINKDLGKKPGTITTVGLLSKDSGKKLGIGIVPGLVNKESGKKLGLGTVVGLVNKDLGKKLGSTVGLVTKDCAKKIVASSTMGLVNKDIGKKLVSCPMAGLVGKDAINLKAEALLPTQEPIKASCSTNISNHESQELSESLKDSATSKTFEKNVIRQSKESILEKFSVRKEIINLEKEMFNEGTCIQQDSFSSSERGSFETSKHEKQPPVYCTSPDFQLGGASDASTAKSPFSAVGESNLPSPSPTVSINPLTRSPPENSSQLAPNPLLLSPTTELMEEISESVGKKQFTSENTHLNIGHRSMGHSISIESKGIDKELNDSKTTHIDIPRISSSLGKKPSLTSESSIHTITPSVVNFTSLFSNKPFLKLGAVSASDKHCQVAESLSTSLQSKPLKKRKGRKPRWTKVVARSTCRSPKGLELERSELFKNVSCSSLSNSNSEPAKFMKNIGSSSFVDHDFLKRRLPKLSKSTTSSLALLTDSDKPSHKSFATHKLSSSMCVSSDLLSDIYKPKRGRPKSKEMPQLEGPPKRTLKIPASKVFSLQSKEEQEPPILQPEIEIPSFKQSLSVSPFPKKRGRPKRQMRSPVKMKPPVLSVAPFVATESPSKLESESENHRSSSDFFESEDQLPDPDDLDDSHRPSVCSMSDLEMEPDKKITKRNNGQLMKTIIRKINKMKTLKRKKLLNQILSSSVESSNKGKVQSKLHNTVSSLAATFGSKLGQQINVSKKGTIYIGKRRGRKPKTVLNGILSGSPTSLAVLEQTAQQAAGSALGQILPPLLPSSASSSEILPSPICSQSSGTSGGQSPVSSDAGFVEPSSVPYLHLHSRQGNMIQTLAMKKASKGRRRLSPPTLLPNSPSHLSELTSLKEATPSPISESHSDETIPSDSGIGTDNNSTSDRAEKFCGQKKRRHSFEHVSLIPPETSTVLSSLKEKHKHKCKRRSHDYLSYDKMKRQKRKRKKKYPQLRNRQDPDFIAELEELISRLSEIRITHRSHHFIPRDLLPTIFRINFNSFYTHPSFPLDPLHYIRKPDLKKKRGRPPKMREAMAEMPFMHSLSFPLSSTGFYPSYGMPYSPSPLSAAPIGLGYYGRYPPTLYPPPPSPSFTTPLPPPSYMHAGHLLLNPTKYHKKKHKLLRQEAFLTTSRTPLLSMSTYPSVPPEMAYGWMVEHKHRHRHKHREHRSSEQPQVSMDTGSSRSVLESLKRYRFGKDTVGERYKHKEKHRCHMSCPHLSPSKSLMNREEQWVHREPSEASSLALGLQTPLQIDCSESSPSLSLGGFTPNSEPASGDEHTNLFTSAIGSCRVSNPNSSGRKKLTDSPGLFSAQDTSLNRPHRKEPLPSSERAIQTLTGSQSNSDKPSQRPSESTNCSPTRKRSSSESTSSTVNGIPSRSPRLVAPVDDSVDSLLQRMVQHEDQEPMEKNIDAVIATASVPPSSSPGHIHSKERTVGKSDSLLVPAVPSDSCSNSISLLSEKLTANTCSPHHIKRSVVEAMQRQARKMCNYDKILATKKNLDHVNKILKAKKLQRQARTGNNFVKRRPGRPRKCPLQAVVSMQAFQAAQFVSPELNEGEEGLALHLSPDTVTDVIEAVVQSVNLNAEHKKGLKRKNWLLEEPTRKKQKPLPEEEEQDNNKSFTEAPVEIPSPPETLIKPPEPESTLQPVLSLIPREKKAPRPPKKKYQKAGLYSDVYKTTDPKSRLIQLKKEKLEYTPGEHEYGLFPAPIHVGKYLRQKRIDFQLPYDILWQWKHNQLYKKPDVPLYKKIRSNVYVDVKPLSGYEATTCNCKKPDDDTRKGCVDDCLNRMIFAECSPNTCPCGDQCCNQRIQRHEWVQCLERFRAEEKGWGIRTKEPLKAGQFIIEYLGEVVSEQEFRNRMIEQYHNHSDHYCLNLDSGMVIDSYRMGNEARFINHSCDPNCEMQKWSVNGVYRIGLYALKDMPAGTELTYDYNFHSFNVEKQQLCKCGFEKCRGIIGGKSQRMNGLTSSKSSQPMTTHKKSGRSKEKRKSKHKLKKRRGHLSEEPNENINTPTRLTPQLQMKPMSNRERNFVLKHHVFLVRNWEKIRQKQEDVKHTSDNIHSASLYTRWNGICRDDGNIKSDVFMTQFSALQTARSVRTRRLAAAEENIEVARAARLAQIFKEICDGIISYKDSSRQALAAPLLNLPSKKKNADYYEKISDPLDLVTIEKQILIGYYKTVEAFDADMLKVFRNAEKYYGRKSPIGRDVCRLRKAYYNARHEASAQIDEIVGETASEADSSETSVSEKESGHEKDDDVIRCICGLYKDEGLMIQCDKCMVWQHCDCMGVNSDVEHYLCEQCDPRPVDREVPMIPRPHYAQPGCVYFICLLRDDLLLRQGDCVYLMRDSRRTPDGHPVRQSYRLLSHINRDKLDIFRIEKLWKNEKEERFAFGHHYFRPHETHHSPSRRFYHNELFRVPLYEIIPLEAVVGTCCVLDLYTYCKGRPKGVKEQDVYICDYRLDKSAHLFYKIHRNRYPVCTKPYAFDHFPKKLTPKRDFSPHYVPDNYKRNGGRSSWKSERSKAPLKDLGQEDDALPLIEEVLASQEQAANEIPGLEEPEQEGTTAEVSEAEKKTEESGQEPQSVCTPEERRHSQRERLNQILLNLLEKIPGKNAIDVTYLLEEGSGRRLRRRTLFIPENSFRK
- the Ash1l gene encoding histone-lysine N-methyltransferase ASH1L isoform X1 codes for the protein MDPRNTAMLGLGSDSEGFSRKSPSAISTGTLVSKREVELESNTKEEEDLRKRNRERNIEAGKDDGLTDAQQQFSVKETNFSEGNLKLKIGLQAKRTKKPPKNLENYVCRPAIKTTIKHPRKTLKSGKMTDEKSEHCPPKRDPSKLYKKTGDVAAIECQSEESIHLHSQGESNPLSKKLSPVQSEMADYINGTPSSLVGSRDPELKDRALLNGGTSVTEKLAQLIATCPPSKSSKTKPKKLGTGTTTGLVSKDLIRKAGLGSVAGIIHKDLIKKPTISTAVGLVTKDPGKKPVFNAAVGLVNKDSVKKLGAGTTAVFINKDLGKKPGTITTVGLLSKDSGKKLGIGIVPGLVNKESGKKLGLGTVVGLVNKDLGKKLGSTVGLVTKDCAKKIVASSTMGLVNKDIGKKLVSCPMAGLVGKDAINLKAEALLPTQEPIKASCSTNISNHESQELSESLKDSATSKTFEKNVIRQSKESILEKFSVRKEIINLEKEMFNEGTCIQQDSFSSSERGSFETSKHEKQPPVYCTSPDFQLGGASDASTAKSPFSAVGESNLPSPSPTVSINPLTRSPPENSSQLAPNPLLLSPTTELMEEISESVGKKQFTSENTHLNIGHRSMGHSISIESKGIDKELNDSKTTHIDIPRISSSLGKKPSLTSESSIHTITPSVVNFTSLFSNKPFLKLGAVSASDKHCQVAESLSTSLQSKPLKKRKGRKPRWTKVVARSTCRSPKGLELERSELFKNVSCSSLSNSNSEPAKFMKNIGSSSFVDHDFLKRRLPKLSKSTTSSLALLTDSDKPSHKSFATHKLSSSMCVSSDLLSDIYKPKRGRPKSKEMPQLEGPPKRTLKIPASKVFSLQSKEEQEPPILQPEIEIPSFKQSLSVSPFPKKRGRPKRQMRSPVKMKPPVLSVAPFVATESPSKLESESENHRSSSDFFESEDQLPDPDDLDDSHRPSVCSMSDLEMEPDKKITKRNNGQLMKTIIRKINKMKTLKRKKLLNQILSSSVESSNKGKVQSKLHNTVSSLAATFGSKLGQQINVSKKGTIYIGKRRGRKPKTVLNGILSGSPTSLAVLEQTAQQAAGSALGQILPPLLPSSASSSEILPSPICSQSSGTSGGQSPVSSDAGFVEPSSVPYLHLHSRQGNMIQTLAMKKASKGRRRLSPPTLLPNSPSHLSELTSLKEATPSPISESHSDETIPSDSGIGTDNNSTSDRAEKFCGQKKRRHSFEHVSLIPPETSTVLSSLKEKHKHKCKRRSHDYLSYDKMKRQKRKRKKKYPQLRNRQDPDFIAELEELISRLSEIRITHRSHHFIPRDLLPTIFRINFNSFYTHPSFPLDPLHYIRKPDLKKKRGRPPKMREAMAEMPFMHSLSFPLSSTGFYPSYGMPYSPSPLSAAPIGLGYYGRYPPTLYPPPPSPSFTTPLPPPSYMHAGHLLLNPTKYHKKKHKLLRQEAFLTTSRTPLLSMSTYPSVPPEMAYGWMVEHKHRHRHKHREHRSSEQPQVSMDTGSSRSVLESLKRYRFGKDTVGERYKHKEKHRCHMSCPHLSPSKSLMNREEQWVHREPSEASSLALGLQTPLQIDCSESSPSLSLGGFTPNSEPASGDEHTNLFTSAIGSCRVSNPNSSGRKKLTDSPGLFSAQDTSLNRPHRKEPLPSSERAIQTLTGSQSNSDKPSQRPSESTNCSPTRKRSSSESTSSTVNGIPSRSPRLVAPVDDSVDSLLQRMVQHEDQEPMEKNIDAVIATASVPPSSSPGHIHSKERTVGKSDSLLVPAVPSDSCSNSISLLSEKLTANTCSPHHIKRSVVEAMQRQARKMCNYDKILATKKNLDHVNKILKAKKLQRQARTGNNFVKRRPGRPRKCPLQAVVSMQAFQAAQFVSPELNEGEEGLALHLSPDTVTDVIEAVVQSVNLNAEHKKGLKRKNWLLEEPTRKKQKPLPEEEEQDNNKSFTEAPVEIPSPPETLIKPPEPESTLQPVLSLIPREKKAPRPPKKKYQKAGLYSDVYKTTDPKSRLIQLKKEKLEYTPGEHEYGLFPAPIHVGKYLRQKRIDFQLPYDILWQWKHNQLYKKPDVPLYKKIRSNVYVDVKPLSGYEATTCNCKKPDDDTRKGCVDDCLNRMIFAECSPNTCPCGDQCCNQRIQRHEWVQCLERFRAEEKGWGIRTKEPLKAGQFIIEYLGEVVSEQEFRNRMIEQYHNHSDHYCLNLDSGMVIDSYRMGNEARFINHSCDPNCEMQKWSVNGVYRIGLYALKDMPAGTELTYDYNFHSFNVEKQQLCKCGFEKCRGIIGGKSQRMNGLTSSKSSQPMTTHKKSGRSKEKRKSKHKLKKRRGHLSEEPNENINTPTRLTPQLQMKPMSNRERNFVLKHHVFLVRNWEKIRQKQEDVKHTSDNIHSASLYTRWNGICRDDGNIKSDVFMTQFSALQTARSVRTRRLAAAEENIEVARAARLAQIFKEICDGIISYKDSSRQALAAPLLNLPSKKKNADYYEKISDPLDLVTIEKQILIGYYKTVEAFDADMLKVFRNAEKYYGRKSPIGRDVCRLRKAYYNARHEASAQIDEIVGETASEADSSETSVSEKESGHEKDDDVIRCICGLYKDEGLMIQCDKCMVWQHCDCMGVNSDVEHYLCEQCDPRPVDREVPMIPRPHYAQPGCVYFICLLRDDLLLRQGDCVYLMRDSRRTPDGHPVRQSYRLLSHINRDKLDIFRIEKLWKNEKEERFAFGHHYFRPHETHHSPSRRFYHNELFRVPLYEIIPLEAVVGTCCVLDLYTYCKGRPKGVKEQDVYICDYRLDKSAHLFYKIHRNRYPVCTKPYAFDHFPKKLTPKRDFSPHYVPDNYKRNGGRSSWKSERSKAPLKDLGQEDDALPLIEEVLASQEQAANEIPGLEEPEQEGTTAEVSEAEKKTEESGQEPQSVCTPEERRHSQRERLNQILLNLLEKIPGKNAIDVTYLLEEGSGRRLRRRTLFIPENSFRK